The sequence below is a genomic window from Zootoca vivipara chromosome 9, rZooViv1.1, whole genome shotgun sequence.
ttctaaaaggtaaaggtaaaggggcccctgaccatcaggtccagtcatgtccgactctggggttgcggcgctcatctcgctctataggctgagggagccggcgtttgtccgcagacagcttccgggtcatgtggccagcatgacaaagccgctgctggcgaaccagaacagcacacggaaacgctgtttaccttcccgccggagcagtccctatttatttacttgcactttgatgtgctttcgaactgctaggttggcaggagctgggaccgagcaacaggagcgcaccccgttgcagagattcgaaccgccgaccttctgatcagcaagccctagactctgtgcattaacccacagcgccacctgggtccctaatctaTTTCTAATTGTGCACAAATATGGACTCTGTCTCCTAGGGGTGCTCACTAATACTTTTGCATAATTCAGAATGCTTATGCACACTCGGCAATATGTGCCTGCAACCTCTGGACTGTTACTCATCTTCTCCAAGAAAGGAATACCCATATGCATTAATCATGTTAATTTATAGCCAAGCCTAGTTTGAGCTGAGTAAATGAGGCCCAAAGATCAACTTTAAGAAGAATGTAACCTTACCAAGTAATTATTAAATATTGATGGTTATTCATTTCATGACACAAGGACACGAAggtttaaaaatagctttatttttattttttggaataaACAAGAGTTTCCAGTAAATGGAAAACAAACGAGTGTCCTAACAGAGTTCATAAACAACACTGATAACAGCAGAGATACAACAGACAAATTTAGACCAAGAAGGCATACTGTCCAAATACAGCAGTGCTTCAAAGTTTTCATTTTCAATATAGTTAATCCTGTacaattaataattataataaaatctTTGTCATTGAATATTACAACATTGCTCCAGTGTGCATCCCTAGCTGGAAGGGGAAATTGTGTGTGCAAATAGGTGCTGTGTAtgctccctttaattttttttaataaaaaatctgAAATCCATTTGAATGAGGGATTGGACTCACTCCCACCGCCACCAACATATTCAGGAAGCAAGCTGCAccgagttcagtggaacttactcctatGTAAATGTGGATAGGGTGGCAGGCTAAAAAGCTGATTGGCAGGTTTTTGTGGAACACTCTTGGTTGTTCCATGTGTCCTCTGTTGTACTGCATGTGAGATTTACaagataaaaatatttatttcagcatTGGCATGAATTGCCCCACCAGATAATTGCACAGTAtaacaaacaaaccattaaaaCATGGGAAAATTATTACAATCTCAATACTGAAAACTGAGATTCCAAAATGACAAAGACACATCAGACAGTGAGTGTCAGTCAGTTAGACATCTGAAAAAAAACCCGAGGCCATGCTACCTTTGTACTATGGCTGCAAGCATGATGCTCCAAATTTAGACCTTAAGTAAATGGATGCTTCATCATAATGTATAACTAGCCAATATTCTTACCAATTATTGCACACACCCATTCATCCTTAAACATAGTTATTCTTGTTTATAGAATTTTCTTTTCATGTCCTGATCCTTTTGCAAGGCACTGTGTTGTTTTCAgcataaaatccatttttttgtctGCAGGCACTTCCATTGATATGGCTTATGCTTTCGTTGATGCATTCCAGCTGGGAGCTCCCGTCTGTGGGCATCTAAAACAAATGCACAATTTGATTGAATATGCAAATATTGGCGTCAGCAGATATTTGATGCCATGGGAACTGCCAGAACCACAGACCGGAACCACAGATTTTACAAGCCTGTGGCTCTAGGTTATCAGCATTCATTGGCGCAAAATGTAGGAGAGCTTGCTGGATtgggctaatggcccatctaatctagcacactgttctcacggtggccaaccagatgcctgtggaaaagctGAGGCCAGGACTCAAACAGGTCCCTTATCTGAGATGTTTACAATCAAATTTTAGACATTGCATGAGACAGAAGAGAGGCAAGTGTAGCAAATCAGCAGAGAGATGAAGTATGCAAAGCCAAGGATAAGAACAGAATGATGTGAGCAAATGCATGCACATACTGTAATTTAGGCATGATTTCAGTTATTACTATGGGTTATGCCAATGGTTTCTGGAATAGGTGAGCTGTTTGTAtgagtgttgggggtggggggagagcatggCATGACATAAAGTGTACTGGGTGAAGTTTTATAAGACAGGAAAGTCTTCAGACAGCTCataggaacttaggaagctgtcttatattgagCCAGGACAATGGTCCATCTAGATTACTTTTGTCAATATTGATTGGCAGTGTCATTTTGGGGTTTCCAACTTACTTTTCGTTTACTCTGTACACTTGTTGGTAATTCATCTCTGGTCCTGTTTATTGTTGAATCTTCTAAATCTGggacaagaggaggagggaaaagtagGTTTTCCATCATTAGGTACAGAAGTCACAAAGTGTAAAGAAAAAGCTCATGTGGTTTTAAATACTAGCTTATTTTCTTGTAGAACTAGATAAATTTTCTTTAGAATTCACTTAAGACGCACGTTTCAGCAACAAGCAACCTATCTAACCAGTATGAGTTCACCTGGGAGCTGAAATTATCCTGGCTGAATCAGTCCAGGTTCTGCAGTCTACATAATCTAATGTTGCATCTCCAACAATGATCAGACATCTCTGCAATGTGTCACAAGGTTATGCTGGACACTAGCTCTTGTCTGATTTTGACATCTGGAGTTGCCAAGTCTTTTCTATATCTTTAAATGTGCCAAGACACTAAGAAAGGCCACTGTACCCTTTCTCACTCCTTCCCCAGTTCTCTGCCACACTATTAACTACCTCTATTACCTATAGAACAAAATTGGAGACCGTATATGTAAAGGAACTGGTAGGCATGCAAGAATGCTTACCTGTGAGGATCTCATCAATCAGATCAACTACAAACTTTGCATCTTCCATAGTGAAGCACATGGGAGGCTTAAATTTCAAGATGTTTCGATAAGGTCCATCAGCACTCAGAAGAATCCTCTGTTCTTTCAGCCTGATTAGAAGGGAACACAGATTTAATTTGGAATGCAAACCCCAAAATGCATTTAGGTATGTGAAGTTATTATGTAGCCAGTTTCTTTAAAGATGCATTTTATGATTCTGGGCGAATTGTGAGGGCATCTTCAGTTACTCAGCCCTGACCCGACTATGAATTTCAGCTCCTTCAGTTTGAATGTCTAGCTTGGAAGTTGTAAAGTTAAAACTGATGAAAGGAATGTCTAAAGCAAGCCAGTATATATTTACTTGTAGATAATATGCTGGGCCTCAGCAGTGGCAGGCGTTCTCTTTTGTCGATCCTTCACAAGATCCActccaacaaacaaaccaacacctctgaaaaatataaagaaaaggcATGGAATCAGAGGTGCAGCAATCAAATCTCAGTGTTGCACAAAAGGCACACAACTCCAAATAGTTTTACAATGTAGTGTGGTAGGTCTCCTGTGCAAAACCGTTATctgatctaaaataaaaaaaaattccttcagtagcaccttaaagaccaactaagtttttattttggtatgagctttcgtgtgcatgcacacttcatcagatacactgaaacagaagccaccagacccttgtgtatattcagagggtggggggtgggggtgatgggctgataggagtggtaaacctgttgatgactgttaacgacctGTAACTAGTTATCTGATCTGTTATTCAGGAGTTgtcagtggtgggggtgggtatGATTgcacccaccactggaatgtgtCTCCTGGGTCTTCAGAGGGCAATGCAGCCCTTGGATTGAGGAAGCCACCCCTACGGTAGTTATACATTCTTCTAGATCTAAAAACTTTTTATGTTTTCCCTGTTGTGCCTACCTGACATCTCCCACCAGTggatgcttttctttttgttccttCAGTAGTCCAGTGAGATAGTTTCCAACACGTGTGGCGTTCCCTTGGAGATCTTCTTTTTCTATGACGTCCAAAACAGCCAGTCCAATTGCACAGGACACTGGGTTGCCCCCAAactgaggaggggaaatgaccaAAAAGAACCAGGTTATTGCTGCCTCAATTATTTCTTCATCCAAAGATTTGGATGAATGTTTTGAGCAAGACAGGGCTTGGTATCAGATTATTTTCTCAGGCAAACAATAAATATTGGGTGCAAATTTCCTTCTGTCTTTTTAACTTGCACCTTATTTGGTGCTACGGAGTGTCAAATTTCTTATTCGCAATTTCCATTTTGAAAAGTTTGAAGGGAAAAAGACATCACAGGGTTTGTACTGCTTTCCTACGCAGAGTGAAGGTTTGCTATAACTTAGGCTCCTGCTCCACTTGTAAAGAAATAAAACCGTAAGCGCCAGGTACTGGTgttacatatacacacacaagaCCATGTTTTCAATATTATTCGCATGACAAAGCTGTACATTTTCAATCAAAGTCTCATTTAGGTATTAAGAAGCTCAACCTTAGCATCTATTCAGTATGAGACTCAATTGGTGCATGCATGATATTGCAACATATGGTCAAACCTTACTAGATCGAATATTTCCTATCACCTTGTGCATAATGGGGAATTGAGAGCACACCTatcttccttccccaccctcctGGTGTGCCATCAGTGTCTTCAAAAGATAATAATACTTTATGCCTATGCAGCAGTGCTGTGTGGAGATGAGATGGGGTTGGGGCagcagtgagggcagaggaactcTGGGTTAGCCATGCTGGCCTACACAGTAGAATCCTGTCACTGCTGCAGCTATGGGCATAGAAGCCAAAGGACATTGGCCCAGATTGCATCAAGTTATGCCAAGTAGATGGAGAGGGCAGGTGTTATTTCACTTCACACCATACATAAGAGATGGATCAGGGCCAGATGCTGCCTGTTGCTGTTGTCTAAACTGGGTGAACTGACTTCACTGAAAAGCATTACTTGAGTCATTACCGGGTGCTCTGAACGGTTCTTCCTCTAACAATCTATGATGGTGCAATTATGCATGCCAAGTCAATGAACAAGCCCCTAAAACAGATATGGCCTTCCAAacattgctgaactgcaactcccaccatccctgggcTAATGAtcattgcagttcagcaacatctggagagccaaagtttcctCATACCCGATTTATAACTAAAAATGATAATATTAGAAGAGATGCTCACCGTATTGAAGTACTCTAGTCCAGAGGCACCAAAAGCTTCCGCAATCTCTCTGGTCGTAACTACACAAGACATGGGGTGGCCATTGCCAATTGGCTTCCCCATAGTGACAATGTCAGGCACAAAGTCTTCGCCTTGCAGCTGGAATCCCCAGAATTTTTTTCCAACTCGACCAAAACCAACCTGGACTTCATCAGCTATGAAAACTCCACCCGCTTTGTGGACAGCGCTGAAAATAAAAGGGAACAGAACAGATGCCTCACTGTCATGTATCACTGTCATGTATAACTGCCCTGCCGAAAATATGAGCGTTTACATGAAGACTTCAGTTATGGTCCTGCAAGGGGCATTTATAGCTGAGAATTCAGAAAAATGCTTATCAGGCCATATGCTCTTTATAGTATGGCCAGAAGATGGATAAAAGATCTGAAACACACAATGTGCATGGCCTCCTGTATTCTCAAGTTCTAGGAATGATGTACCATGTGATTTTTCTTAATGTGCAGATCATCTCAGAGCTACTGTGCAATAAGAAGTTGTGATGTTCATTGCAaatagctcagcatcctgttctctcagtgggtcaaccagttgcctatgggaatCCCATAAGCAGACTGTGATAACACATTAACTGGCTAGAAGCCATTAATAAACTTATCCTGTCTagccttcttttaaagccatccaatttgTCTGCCATCACTAAACTTTGAGCAATACTTATATTCCttatgtacccccccccccaaaaaaaattattggcCTTGGATTGAATTGCCAAAAGCTACTTTGGGAAAGGCAGCTCCTACTACTGGGcaatatttatttacaattttttttggtcATCATAGCAGTTTTAAGGAGCAAAGATTAAAGCTACACAAAGAACCAAATAAGTAGACTCTTCCTGTGATTTTTATTAAGTAGCCTGCTGTAAGTAACCCATCCCAAGCACTATACATACTCTGCCACTTTCTGGAAATAGCCTGCAGGTGGAATTACTTGGCCTCCGCAACTCTGCATGGACTCAGCAATAAAGGCTGCAATCTAAGTAAGAGAAGATGTTATAAGAAGATCATTCCTCTGCTTACTCGTTTGCAAATGAAACAACAGCTACAGGCACGAACCCTATGAAAACAGGTGAGATAAATGAATATGCGGTTTGGGTAGCTATGTGGCATCTTGAACAGCTGTGAGCAACAGTAACTACAACAAAAATGGCAGAGGTGCCCAATTTTTCAATGCCAGGGCAAGCATCCAGCATAATTCTACAGCTCATTATTGACCCAATGCTCGAAGTTTTGGATTTACTGTgcacatttgtttaaaaactcaTTTAGTCGGCGTATTCTTGCAGAATACAAATGTGATACTGGAAGTATCTGATGGGTTCACTGTTCTGATGAGTTATTTATTACCTATTTATTATTAATGATTGTCCACATTTCAATAATTTAATTACTAAAGGTACTTTATATCAGCTTCACCCTGTGAACTCGTGAACCTTCACCAGCTTCATTCACATGGCATTCTGTGATAGCTGATTTAACCCCTTTCCCTATGGCTCAAaatgggaaacaaacaaatgcattgAAGATGTGCAGAGCTGTATtttgggcacccctgcttcagaagaagaagaagaagaagaagaagaaaaacaacaacttatgcagagcaaatcaggatgaggcACTTGACAAAAAGCCTACAGCTGGAAGTGATTCCAGTAGCTaggaatgaaaacaaacaaaccaaaaaagatTATTTGGGATCAGGAATCAACACCAGCAGATCAGATAGACTGGAACTAGAAGCTTATATTTTATGCATGCAGCTTTATGCCTTAGTTCTCCCCCAAGTCTGCCTGGAGAGTCAGCCCAAATCTGCTATTTAACtgactgcctccctccctcttgcacAACCCTCCCAGAGTATCAGCAGGGGTCCATGCAAGCTGAACAGTGCCGTCTTCCTGGAAAGAAGGTCGAGTGGTAACGTGTAAAGAAGCGTACACTATATTCGAAGAGGTATACTACAGCCAGACAGTAGGAGGCTCCCCATAATCTGTGAAACTTTATGAACTGCTCCTGGCACAGGTCTACGGCACCAGAACCTATGAGGGAGATAATgtgagggggaagggaggaaacagACAAAGGGAGGGAAATAGAAACTATCCgttagtttctttttaaaaaagctcaataagGAATTAAAGACAGATGGGTGGGCTCCTTTGGACTttaaagtgatggggaaatagtGGCTCCAATCATGACTGGTGGGCATTTTAGGTTTGTATTGTTTGCTTTTGCAAATTCCTTCAAGTTAACCTTTCTGGAAGAGAAGTGACTAATAAGTTAGTATGATTTTATgttgttgcaaaaataaataaatgtaagccCCCTTTAGGCTCAAACTGGGTGGGGATTTTAGGAACAGAGGCTGTACACTGCAGTGCATTATAAGTAGGGCACAATCCTGTGTCTTTTAACTGTTGCTACATACagccccattaatttcagcaaaACGTTCTATGTGCAGATTGAGAGTACAATCAAAATAGCGCTTTTATGCTTTAAGCCTGCTCTTATGTATGAAACGGAGGTTTAGATTTAtgtattcctttctttttctttacttgaTCCTTATCTATTATTTTCTTGTGAGAGTTTTGAATGCAAGTTAAGGTAGGGGAGGGGGTAGAAGGCACCTTAAAATCCAAGAATCcaataaaagcaaaagaaattTCAACTTCCGGTATATAAAGCAGTCGAGTTCACCTAATTGAGCAATTTCTCAGGACACAATCTGAACAGGCTTTCATGTTCCTCCATTGTTTACATACCTTGCGGCCGTTCTTCTGAGCCTCTTCAATTATCTTTTTCACATCATTGGCATAAGCGCTTCCTGGGTCTGAATGGTCCTCTCTATATTTTCCTCTGTATATATCTGGTGAAGGAGCCTAAAGAGTGGCAAAAGGAAGATTTGAAATCTTTGAATGCACTGTTCTTGTTTCCTCCTCCGGCAGGAACAAAACTGGCCTTAAAAACCCTATCTGGTGTGCACCTAGGAAGAGATCATGTAGGACATGATGATTTTCTTCTAAATCTTCCCACAGCAGGTTAATAACAATCCATGCATCAGAAGTTTCCTGctcgccagggggttggactggatggcccttgtgttctcttccaactctacgattctatgattctaagtacagGAGGATCTTAACATTTCCAGTATTGTATAGGTCCACAGGTTTTCCATATCCCTGGCTTTCCAGGAGGTGGGACAGAAGGCAGATACGACAAAGAACTGAGACCATAATAACATACACTGGCTCATATCTAGTTCAATATCTGTTCTCAACTACCCCCTATTAGATGCTTGGAAGGCTCACATAAGAGAAATCCTCTGCCGCTTGTCCCCGTGATCTGGAAGGGTGCCAAGCTGAGGGAGCACAAAATATGTGTAAACTGtacaaaaaagaattattatgaaaataagaaatatttaggggGAGGGGTGCCAAAAATGGTCCTCACTCAGGGCACTATATTACTAAAGCCTGCCCCTGTTGTCCATCAGTCAAATTGACATCAGTCTGAAGGGGCTCCAAAGTGTGTATGGATCTGTGTGTGCAGGGGGTCCTTTCAGGCATATCATGGGGGGAGGGTGCATTGGCATCTAGAAGGCAGGATGTTTCTGATTTCCAGATCATGCTGAACCTTGGAAGAGAGCTATGCTTACTAGCCAATGTCAGATTTATTGTCCATGCATTTTTCATGACAATTAAGAGCCACTTCCTAAGAGATTCTTGgatatgggtttgtttttttaaaacatgcttttttaCTGTAGGTTAGCATGCATTTCCTTTTAATATACACAAGCAGGTACCTTCCATTTTTCAGGACAAAATATATCTCTGTCCATACACAATTCATCTTGTAAGAAGCGCCCCAGGCTTCTTACATTGATTAGGCAAACCAAAATATCACTAAATAGTATCTATTGATTTTTTGTGTGGAGGTATTGCTATGCAGTTCAGCTGTGCATTTCATTTGTATCTGCAATGAATAGAAATATGCTAAGGGCAGTAAGAATCCAGCATAATAATTACTTACCACGTGTACAAATTCCTTTTTGGCCTCTTTCCCCAGCTGATTAAATTTATATGGACTGATGTCAATCAGCGATGTAACATGGCCATGATaagcactgaaacagaagatggATGCAAAGTGACTCCAGGGTGTGAAAGAGTTCAAGAGAAGCAGACTCTGTTACAGGTTAGTTTTGCACATGTTTTACATAAGTTTTGCACCCAAACTGACAAAGAATCTCAGTTTAACCTTAGTTTTCTCTATGTGGCACCATTACAGCAACATATTCAATGTCGTTGTTCACAATTTtcaatgtttttaatattattgaACTACAAATGCAACTATTCTCTAATTAATAGGAATTAGTAGACTGTTTCCCTCTAtgaaaggcatccccaaactttggccctccagatgttttggactacaattcccatcttccccgaccactggtcctgctagctagggatcatgggagttgtaggccaaaacat
It includes:
- the ETNPPL gene encoding ethanolamine-phosphate phospho-lyase is translated as MEMYSKAQTLELRRKHIGPSCKVFFAKDPIKIVCARGQYMFDENGEKYLDCINNVAHVGHSHPDVIKAAVKQMELLNTNSRFLHDNLVQYAKRLTATLPEPLSVCYFVNSGSEANDLALRLARQYRGHQDVITLDHAYHGHVTSLIDISPYKFNQLGKEAKKEFVHVAPSPDIYRGKYREDHSDPGSAYANDVKKIIEEAQKNGRKIAAFIAESMQSCGGQVIPPAGYFQKVADAVHKAGGVFIADEVQVGFGRVGKKFWGFQLQGEDFVPDIVTMGKPIGNGHPMSCVVTTREIAEAFGASGLEYFNTFGGNPVSCAIGLAVLDVIEKEDLQGNATRVGNYLTGLLKEQKEKHPLVGDVRGVGLFVGVDLVKDRQKRTPATAEAQHIIYKLKEQRILLSADGPYRNILKFKPPMCFTMEDAKFVVDLIDEILTDLEDSTINRTRDELPTSVQSKRKMPTDGSSQLECINESISHINGSACRQKNGFYAENNTVPCKRIRT